A genome region from Aurantiacibacter sp. MUD61 includes the following:
- a CDS encoding DMT family transporter, protein MSAEQPAMLSWRVILPFLLTGAIWGSTWYVITGQIDGVPAAWSVFYRFALATPALFLVAALMKRRLALTSPEQLLALFVGLFQFSGNFLFVYHAELFVTSGIVAMMFALLMVPNAIFARIFLGERVQGGFLLGSAVAIVGVCFLLFHEWQSNPDAGVVGGNVGLGIFLALLGILAASVANVIQANPTGRGVPMVSLLAWAMLYGTLFDFAFAWVTAGPPPVPDRSEYWMGIVYLALIGSVVTFPLHYNLVREIGAGRTAYNSIVTISVAMLLSTLLEGYQWTVLTALGMALAVVGMLIALRARKQKGVQVQQSGRLRHDVD, encoded by the coding sequence ATGAGCGCCGAGCAGCCCGCCATGCTGAGTTGGCGCGTCATCCTGCCTTTCCTTCTCACCGGAGCGATCTGGGGTTCGACCTGGTATGTGATCACTGGCCAGATCGACGGGGTGCCCGCGGCTTGGTCTGTTTTCTACCGCTTCGCGCTTGCCACGCCCGCCCTGTTTCTGGTCGCGGCGCTGATGAAGCGCCGGCTGGCCCTGACAAGCCCTGAGCAATTGCTCGCCCTGTTTGTCGGCTTGTTCCAGTTCAGCGGCAATTTCCTCTTTGTCTATCACGCAGAGCTGTTCGTGACTTCGGGCATTGTCGCGATGATGTTCGCGCTGCTGATGGTGCCCAATGCGATTTTCGCGCGCATCTTTCTGGGAGAGCGGGTGCAGGGCGGGTTCCTGCTCGGCAGCGCAGTGGCCATCGTGGGTGTCTGCTTCCTGCTGTTTCACGAATGGCAGTCCAACCCCGATGCGGGCGTGGTGGGCGGCAATGTGGGCCTCGGCATTTTCCTCGCGCTGCTGGGAATTCTGGCGGCATCGGTCGCCAATGTCATTCAGGCGAACCCTACCGGGCGCGGCGTACCGATGGTGAGCCTGCTGGCGTGGGCCATGCTTTATGGCACGCTGTTCGATTTCGCCTTTGCATGGGTGACGGCAGGGCCTCCGCCAGTGCCGGACAGAAGCGAATACTGGATGGGTATCGTCTATCTCGCGCTGATCGGATCGGTCGTCACTTTCCCACTGCATTACAATCTGGTGCGAGAGATCGGCGCGGGCCGCACGGCGTATAATTCCATCGTCACGATTTCGGTCGCGATGCTGCTTTCCACCCTGCTGGAGGGCTATCAGTGGACGGTGCTGACCGCGCTCGGCATGGCGCTGGCTGTGGTGGGCATGCTGATCGCCTTGCGCGCACGGAAACAGAAAGGCGTGCAGGTCCAGCAATCGGGCCGCCTGCGCCACGACGTGGATTAG
- a CDS encoding threonine aldolase family protein, with protein sequence MQFLSDNAAPVHPKVWEAMQAADSPDTPYDTDALSRELDARFTALFGRECAALWVATGTAANCLALATMVEPHGGVICHREAHIEMDECGAPGFYLHGAKLLLAEGEGAKLTPADIDAVLAGITRGVHQVPAHAISITQASEYGLVYRPEELVAIGALAKERNLGLHMDGARFANAVAALGGPAMEVAGPVDALSFGFVKNGGMGAEAVILFDTEKAELVRWRRKRAGHLQSKGRYLAAQILAMLDDEIWLQNARAANDAAKIIAGESGDRLVHPQQINELFVRMTAEERAALRDQGFAFYDWDDACVRLVTHWASKHEDSEKLGKAIAAL encoded by the coding sequence ATGCAATTCCTGTCAGACAATGCCGCCCCGGTGCATCCCAAGGTGTGGGAAGCCATGCAGGCGGCAGATAGCCCCGACACGCCCTATGATACCGATGCGCTGAGCCGCGAGCTGGACGCGCGCTTTACTGCTCTGTTCGGGCGCGAATGTGCTGCGCTGTGGGTGGCGACGGGAACGGCGGCCAATTGCCTCGCATTGGCGACGATGGTGGAGCCGCATGGCGGGGTCATCTGCCACCGTGAAGCGCATATCGAAATGGATGAATGCGGCGCGCCGGGCTTCTATCTTCATGGTGCAAAGCTGTTGCTGGCTGAAGGTGAAGGCGCGAAGCTTACACCTGCCGATATTGACGCCGTGCTCGCCGGGATCACGCGCGGTGTGCACCAGGTGCCCGCCCATGCGATCTCGATCACGCAGGCGAGCGAGTATGGTCTGGTCTATCGGCCAGAAGAGCTGGTTGCGATCGGCGCGCTAGCGAAGGAGCGTAACCTCGGCCTGCATATGGACGGCGCGCGTTTTGCCAATGCGGTGGCGGCGCTGGGAGGTCCTGCGATGGAAGTCGCCGGGCCAGTCGATGCGCTGAGTTTCGGCTTCGTCAAGAACGGCGGGATGGGCGCAGAGGCAGTTATCCTGTTCGACACCGAAAAGGCGGAGCTGGTGCGCTGGCGGCGCAAGCGGGCGGGCCATTTGCAGAGCAAGGGCCGCTATCTCGCTGCACAGATCCTCGCGATGCTGGACGATGAAATCTGGCTGCAAAATGCCCGCGCTGCCAATGATGCGGCAAAGATCATCGCCGGCGAATCGGGCGACCGGCTGGTCCACCCGCAGCAGATCAATGAACTGTTCGTCCGCATGACGGCTGAGGAACGCGCGGCGCTGCGCGATCAGGGCTTTGCCTTCTACGACTGGGATGACGCCTGCGTCCGCCTCGTCACCCATTGGGCGAGCAAGCACGAGGACTCCGAAAAGCTTGGCAAGGCAATCGCCGCTTTATGA
- a CDS encoding GNAT family N-acetyltransferase: MAELEIIVTDEGDHGAYRANVEGSDRQAELTWRSVARGDGDVRNANHTFTPPEARGKGIALKLVESMIADAREQEFKIVPGCPYVAAQFDKHPDWADLRA; encoded by the coding sequence ATGGCAGAGCTTGAAATCATCGTGACTGACGAGGGAGACCACGGAGCATACCGCGCCAATGTCGAGGGAAGCGACCGGCAGGCCGAACTGACATGGCGCAGCGTCGCTCGCGGGGATGGGGATGTGCGTAACGCGAACCACACCTTCACTCCGCCCGAAGCACGCGGCAAAGGCATTGCTCTCAAGCTTGTCGAATCGATGATCGCCGATGCGCGCGAGCAGGAATTCAAAATCGTGCCGGGGTGTCCCTATGTCGCCGCGCAATTCGACAAGCATCCTGACTGGGCGGACCTGCGCGCGTGA
- a CDS encoding PRC-barrel domain-containing protein, with protein MTQQTLRNRNDFSDAELDRRAQFDRSRPMERDASADLISSDRVSGTKVYATDGEELGSIDHLMIGKRSGRVEYSVMSFGGFLGINEKYHPIPWDALDYDTEKNGYVVNIDKSRLKDAPSIAKDERSGFNEDFGRNVYAYYGVMY; from the coding sequence ATGACTCAGCAGACTCTCAGAAACCGTAACGACTTTTCCGACGCCGAACTCGATCGGCGCGCACAATTTGACCGCTCTCGCCCCATGGAACGGGACGCAAGCGCGGATCTGATTTCAAGCGACCGCGTGAGCGGGACGAAGGTCTACGCCACCGATGGCGAAGAACTCGGCAGCATCGATCACCTGATGATCGGCAAGCGCTCCGGACGCGTTGAATATTCAGTCATGAGTTTCGGCGGCTTCCTGGGCATCAATGAAAAGTATCATCCGATCCCATGGGACGCGCTCGATTACGACACCGAGAAAAACGGCTATGTCGTCAATATCGACAAGTCGCGCCTAAAGGATGCGCCAAGCATCGCCAAGGATGAACGGAGTGGCTTTAACGAAGACTTCGGACGCAATGTGTATGCGTATTACGGTGTAATGTACTGA
- a CDS encoding PH domain-containing protein, with amino-acid sequence MSEPDTEIAQAGAAIEVGEWRRVSPVSVAVQAVRTLGSAIIPAAFILFGAASQSDRLSGVAPYLVPILGLIIAINIVPAWLNWYRLRYRIGESDVRLEQGIISRSARSVPYDRIQDVSLEQKLIPRLLGLVEVKFETGAGGKDELALSFVSEAEGERLREVVRGLVEGADEMAAAPASLDGEPGEPIAVKDTGGRLLFAMPPQRLFTFGLFSFSLVIFAVLVGVVQQFEFLLPFDVWDYIADYFEDERYADAGSYISGMDTAARIAGIAWLIVSVILVGIASGVVKTFVRDWEFRLERTAKGFRRRRGLLTKTDVVMPVHRVQALVVSTGLIRRRFGWHGLSFISLAQDSGSANHDVAPFAKMAEIAPIASEAGFALPDGSEQWRRPSSAFYFDRGLIQSLLIFLIGAAVFVLAAVEAERLVPGLFVIGALVAVLILLVAARQFYLWCYDRHALDPEQVLSRRGWLAPRTQIANRVKLHSVEIAQGPLGRWHGYCDLVFGMAGGRFAFRGLALEDAKKLRAAVLDSIASVDFARLPK; translated from the coding sequence GTGAGCGAACCCGATACCGAAATCGCTCAAGCGGGCGCTGCGATTGAAGTCGGCGAATGGCGGCGGGTCAGCCCGGTGTCGGTCGCGGTGCAGGCGGTGCGCACGCTGGGCAGCGCGATCATTCCTGCAGCGTTTATCCTGTTCGGAGCTGCCAGCCAAAGCGACAGGCTTTCCGGCGTGGCACCTTATCTGGTCCCTATTCTAGGCCTGATCATCGCGATCAATATCGTGCCGGCGTGGCTCAATTGGTATCGCCTGCGCTATCGCATCGGGGAAAGCGATGTGCGGCTGGAGCAGGGCATTATCAGCCGCTCGGCGCGCTCGGTCCCTTACGATCGCATTCAGGACGTGAGCCTAGAACAAAAGCTGATCCCGCGTCTGCTCGGGCTCGTCGAAGTGAAATTCGAAACGGGTGCGGGCGGCAAGGATGAACTGGCGCTCTCTTTCGTCAGTGAGGCCGAAGGCGAGCGCCTGCGCGAAGTTGTGCGCGGTCTGGTCGAGGGCGCGGACGAGATGGCTGCGGCTCCGGCTTCGCTCGATGGTGAGCCCGGCGAACCCATTGCCGTCAAGGATACAGGCGGCAGGCTGCTTTTCGCAATGCCCCCGCAGCGCCTTTTCACTTTTGGCCTGTTCAGCTTTTCACTGGTTATCTTCGCAGTGCTCGTCGGCGTGGTGCAGCAATTCGAATTCCTGCTCCCCTTCGATGTTTGGGACTACATCGCCGATTACTTCGAGGACGAGCGTTATGCCGATGCCGGCTCCTACATTTCGGGGATGGATACGGCGGCGCGTATCGCCGGGATCGCGTGGCTCATCGTTTCCGTCATCCTCGTGGGCATCGCCAGCGGCGTGGTGAAAACCTTCGTCCGCGACTGGGAATTCCGCCTGGAGCGCACCGCTAAGGGCTTTCGTCGCCGCCGCGGCCTGCTGACCAAGACTGATGTCGTGATGCCGGTCCACCGGGTGCAGGCTCTCGTGGTCTCGACCGGTCTCATTCGCCGCCGCTTCGGCTGGCACGGCCTCTCCTTCATTTCGCTGGCGCAGGATTCGGGTAGCGCCAATCATGACGTGGCCCCCTTCGCAAAAATGGCGGAAATCGCGCCGATCGCGTCTGAAGCAGGTTTCGCTCTGCCCGATGGGAGCGAGCAATGGCGTAGGCCGAGCTCCGCCTTTTATTTCGATCGCGGCTTGATCCAGTCTCTGCTGATTTTCCTGATCGGGGCCGCCGTGTTCGTATTGGCTGCCGTGGAGGCAGAGCGGCTGGTGCCGGGCTTGTTCGTAATCGGCGCGCTGGTTGCTGTGCTCATTCTGCTCGTCGCCGCGCGGCAATTTTACCTTTGGTGCTATGATCGGCACGCGCTGGACCCGGAACAGGTCCTTTCGCGCCGCGGCTGGCTTGCCCCGCGCACCCAGATCGCCAATCGCGTGAAGCTGCATTCCGTCGAGATCGCGCAAGGCCCGCTCGGGCGCTGGCACGGCTATTGCGACCTGGTGTTCGGCATGGCGGGCGGACGTTTCGCTTTTCGCGGCCTGGCGCTCGAAGATGCGAAGAAACTGCGCGCTGCCGTGTTGGACAGCATCGCCTCGGTCGATTTTGCACGGCTGCCGAAGTAG
- a CDS encoding PH domain-containing protein → MDTEPLTQLDPSYTTVMRIEGLLTTLPFVIGAAVLSLAEVVPAYVPAIPVVILAIILIGVLPLKRYRSRGYDMSTDRLRVVKGVLFHSDTVVPFSRVQHLDVEQGPLERMFGIARLILHTAGTHNASVTLPGLRHADATSMREEIRQHVKRESM, encoded by the coding sequence ATGGACACCGAACCGCTTACCCAGCTCGACCCTTCATACACCACTGTCATGCGGATCGAGGGGCTGCTGACCACGCTTCCCTTTGTCATTGGCGCTGCTGTGCTCTCGCTCGCGGAAGTGGTTCCGGCCTATGTCCCCGCAATTCCGGTGGTGATCCTTGCGATCATCCTGATCGGGGTGCTGCCGCTGAAGCGTTATCGATCGCGAGGGTATGACATGAGCACGGACCGGTTGCGGGTGGTGAAGGGTGTGCTCTTCCATTCGGATACGGTCGTACCGTTCAGCCGGGTGCAGCATCTCGATGTCGAGCAAGGTCCGCTTGAGCGGATGTTCGGCATTGCCCGGCTGATCCTGCACACGGCGGGCACCCACAACGCTTCGGTCACGCTGCCGGGGCTGCGGCATGCCGATGCGACATCGATGCGGGAGGAAATCCGCCAGCATGTGAAGCGGGAATCGATGTGA
- the gpmA gene encoding 2,3-diphosphoglycerate-dependent phosphoglycerate mutase gives MPKLILVRHGQSEWNLANRFTGWWDVDVTEKGVEEAREAGRLLKEKGVFPTVAFTSVQKRAIKTLHLALEECERLWIPETKNWQLNERHYGGLTGLNKQETRDKHGDEQVHIWRRSFDVPPPPMEKGDKYDPGNDPRYDGIDVPQTESLKLTIERVLPYWESTILPQLEKGETVIISAHGNSLRALVKHLSGISDDEITGLEIPTGQPIIYEFDDATMQPGERYYLKDS, from the coding sequence GTGCCCAAACTGATCCTCGTTCGCCATGGCCAGTCGGAATGGAATCTCGCCAATCGCTTCACCGGCTGGTGGGATGTCGATGTCACCGAAAAAGGCGTTGAAGAAGCGCGCGAGGCAGGCCGCCTGCTGAAAGAGAAAGGCGTATTCCCGACCGTCGCTTTCACCAGCGTGCAGAAACGCGCAATCAAGACGCTGCATCTGGCGCTGGAAGAATGCGAACGGCTGTGGATTCCGGAAACCAAGAACTGGCAGTTGAATGAGCGCCACTATGGCGGACTGACCGGGCTCAACAAGCAGGAAACGCGCGACAAGCACGGCGATGAGCAGGTGCATATCTGGCGTCGCAGTTTCGACGTGCCGCCTCCGCCGATGGAAAAGGGCGACAAATACGATCCCGGCAATGATCCGCGTTACGACGGGATCGACGTTCCGCAGACCGAAAGCCTGAAGCTGACGATCGAGCGCGTGCTCCCCTATTGGGAAAGCACCATCCTGCCGCAGCTGGAGAAAGGCGAGACGGTGATCATTTCCGCGCACGGCAACAGTCTGCGCGCGCTGGTGAAGCATCTCTCTGGCATTTCCGATGACGAGATCACGGGTCTCGAAATCCCCACCGGCCAGCCGATCATCTACGAATTCGACGATGCGACCATGCAGCCGGGCGAACGCTATTACCTGAAGGATTCCTGA
- the purE gene encoding 5-(carboxyamino)imidazole ribonucleotide mutase, whose protein sequence is MSAKVAIVMGSQSDWPTMQCAAKVLDDLGVSYEARIVSAHRTPDRLHTFGKGAAEEGFQVVIAGAGGAAHLPGMIAALTHLPVLGVPVQSRALSGLDSLLSIVQMPAGVPTGTLAIGEAGATNAGLLAASILALGDDTLAGRLQDWRAAQTDKVAETPTDN, encoded by the coding sequence ATGAGCGCAAAAGTGGCAATCGTGATGGGCAGCCAGTCCGACTGGCCGACCATGCAATGCGCGGCAAAGGTGCTGGATGATCTCGGCGTCTCATATGAAGCGCGCATTGTCTCCGCTCACCGCACGCCGGACAGGCTGCACACCTTCGGCAAAGGCGCGGCGGAAGAAGGTTTTCAAGTTGTGATCGCAGGCGCTGGCGGCGCGGCGCATTTGCCCGGCATGATCGCCGCGCTGACGCATCTGCCAGTGCTCGGCGTGCCGGTGCAGTCGCGCGCGCTCAGCGGTCTCGACAGTCTGCTGTCCATTGTCCAGATGCCCGCAGGCGTGCCGACCGGCACGCTGGCTATTGGTGAGGCTGGCGCGACCAATGCAGGCCTGCTTGCCGCATCGATCCTCGCACTCGGCGATGATACGCTGGCAGGGCGGCTGCAAGACTGGCGCGCGGCGCAGACCGACAAAGTGGCGGAAACGCCGACCGACAACTGA
- a CDS encoding 5-(carboxyamino)imidazole ribonucleotide synthase yields the protein MLKPGATIGILGGGQLGRMMAMSAAQLGYRCHIFAPEADSVAAEVSAQFTNASWHDREALTGFASSCDVVTYEFENVPVEPLSAIPADMLAPGTRALEIAQDRVSEKRFVEELGGSPAPFAVVDHDADLADAIERVGTPGILKTRRDGYDGKGQWSIASAHEADGVRVPASGSVYEGKVSFECEFSVILVRGFDGEVRFWDSTRNRHDSGILAHCELPAPAIVGEQVEAARALAQKIAEALEYVGVLTCEFFATANGPVFNEMAPRVHNSGHWTIEGALTSQFENHIRAIAGLPLGDTASVSETIVMDNLIGASALDVATHLSDPTAHLHLYGKAEAREGRKMGHITRVG from the coding sequence GTGCTGAAACCGGGCGCGACAATCGGCATTTTGGGCGGCGGCCAGCTTGGCCGGATGATGGCGATGTCTGCCGCGCAACTGGGCTATCGCTGCCATATCTTCGCGCCCGAGGCGGACAGCGTCGCAGCCGAAGTCAGCGCACAATTCACCAATGCATCATGGCATGACCGCGAGGCGCTGACCGGTTTTGCATCGTCTTGCGATGTGGTGACCTATGAATTCGAGAACGTTCCGGTGGAACCGCTTTCCGCGATCCCAGCCGACATGCTTGCACCCGGAACACGCGCGCTTGAAATTGCGCAGGACCGGGTGAGCGAGAAACGCTTTGTCGAAGAGCTCGGCGGATCGCCAGCGCCCTTCGCCGTGGTCGATCACGATGCCGATCTGGCCGATGCCATTGAAAGGGTCGGAACGCCTGGCATCCTCAAGACACGGCGCGATGGCTATGACGGCAAGGGCCAGTGGAGCATTGCCAGCGCGCATGAGGCAGACGGCGTGCGCGTGCCTGCAAGCGGCAGTGTCTATGAAGGCAAGGTCAGCTTCGAATGCGAATTCTCGGTCATCCTCGTGCGCGGGTTCGATGGCGAAGTGCGTTTCTGGGATTCGACCCGCAATCGGCATGACAGCGGCATCCTCGCCCATTGCGAATTGCCGGCCCCCGCTATCGTCGGCGAGCAGGTCGAAGCCGCCCGCGCGCTGGCGCAGAAAATTGCCGAGGCGCTCGAATATGTGGGCGTGCTGACGTGTGAATTCTTCGCCACGGCGAATGGCCCGGTGTTCAATGAAATGGCACCCCGCGTGCACAATTCGGGCCACTGGACGATCGAAGGGGCCCTCACCAGCCAGTTCGAGAACCATATTCGCGCGATCGCCGGTTTGCCGCTGGGCGATACCGCCAGCGTGAGCGAGACGATCGTCATGGACAATCTCATCGGCGCCAGTGCGCTAGATGTGGCGACGCACCTTTCCGACCCCACGGCCCACCTCCATCTTTACGGCAAGGCCGAGGCGCGCGAGGGGCGCAAGATGGGCCACATCACCCGGGTGGGCTGA
- a CDS encoding dihydrofolate reductase, translating to MTDKADREVLFIVARATNGVIARDGAVPWAISEDLKRFKRLTMGKPMVMGRKTFESLPGLLPGRRHIVLTRSEDWQAEGAEVAHNVAGALALVAGEDFAVIGGAEIFDLFWDHGTVFELTEVHEETEGDVTMRSPADDDSWHEVAREPRTAEGFPPFDFVTFERRR from the coding sequence TTGACTGACAAAGCTGACCGCGAAGTTCTTTTCATCGTCGCCCGTGCCACCAATGGCGTGATCGCGCGCGATGGCGCCGTGCCCTGGGCGATTTCGGAAGATTTGAAACGGTTCAAGCGCCTGACCATGGGCAAGCCGATGGTTATGGGCCGCAAGACCTTTGAAAGCCTGCCTGGCCTGCTGCCCGGCCGCCGCCACATCGTGCTCACCCGCTCTGAAGACTGGCAGGCCGAAGGTGCGGAAGTCGCGCACAACGTTGCAGGTGCGCTGGCGCTGGTGGCCGGCGAGGATTTCGCCGTGATTGGCGGGGCGGAGATATTCGACCTATTCTGGGATCATGGCACGGTCTTCGAGCTCACCGAAGTGCATGAAGAAACCGAAGGCGACGTGACCATGCGTAGCCCGGCTGATGACGACAGCTGGCACGAAGTAGCGCGCGAGCCGCGCACTGCTGAAGGCTTTCCACCATTCGACTTCGTCACTTTCGAGCGGCGGCGATGA
- a CDS encoding dipeptidase, which translates to MIGRILKGLGIVLVVALAGFFIFAPGIAERNMNVIDGGPLPEITDEARELHATLTIVDLHSDTLMWARDPVERADRGHMDLPRLIDGNVALQVFSSVTKSPAGLNFDENSADARDDITLLAIGQLQPVSTWTSLFERSRWHASRLTRAASDAPDALRTIRTPEDIDALLDQRGTADQPVGGLLSVEGLHNLEGRAENLQRLYDDGMRMAGITHFFDNELAGSMHGEEKGGLTDFGREMVGEMERMGIIVDVAHCSHQCVAELIAMARRPLVSSHGGVQATCPVNRNLTDDEIRGVAATGGVIGIGYFPGAVCDTSPQAIVAAMRHVADLVGVEHVALGSDYDGTVEVRFDTANIVHVTQALMDDGFSEDEIRAIMGLNALRVIRAGLVPWGENWIDEDGNPIMVPQAGVGE; encoded by the coding sequence ATGATCGGGCGAATTCTCAAGGGTCTGGGCATCGTGCTGGTCGTCGCGCTGGCCGGCTTCTTCATCTTCGCCCCCGGTATCGCCGAGCGGAACATGAATGTGATCGATGGCGGACCGCTGCCGGAAATCACCGATGAAGCGCGCGAACTGCACGCAACGCTGACCATCGTCGACCTCCATTCGGACACGCTGATGTGGGCGCGTGATCCGGTCGAGCGGGCGGATCGCGGCCATATGGATTTGCCCCGCCTCATAGATGGCAATGTCGCGCTGCAGGTATTCTCCAGCGTCACCAAGTCGCCTGCAGGCCTTAATTTCGATGAGAATTCCGCTGACGCGCGCGATGACATTACCCTTCTCGCGATCGGTCAGCTGCAGCCCGTCTCGACCTGGACATCGCTATTCGAACGATCGCGCTGGCATGCCTCCCGCCTGACCCGCGCCGCAAGTGACGCCCCCGACGCGCTGCGCACCATCCGCACTCCCGAAGATATCGACGCCCTGCTCGACCAGCGCGGCACCGCTGATCAGCCAGTTGGCGGATTGTTATCGGTCGAAGGGCTCCACAATCTGGAAGGCCGCGCGGAAAACCTCCAGCGCCTGTACGATGATGGCATGCGCATGGCGGGGATCACCCATTTCTTCGACAATGAACTCGCGGGATCGATGCATGGCGAGGAGAAGGGTGGCCTGACCGATTTTGGGCGCGAAATGGTGGGTGAGATGGAGCGCATGGGCATCATCGTCGATGTCGCCCATTGCAGTCACCAATGCGTTGCTGAGCTGATCGCGATGGCGCGCCGCCCGCTCGTCTCCAGCCATGGCGGAGTGCAGGCGACCTGCCCGGTCAATCGCAACCTGACCGATGATGAAATCCGCGGTGTCGCGGCGACGGGCGGCGTGATCGGCATCGGCTATTTCCCGGGCGCTGTCTGCGACACATCGCCGCAAGCCATCGTGGCCGCGATGCGCCATGTGGCAGACCTGGTCGGCGTGGAGCATGTCGCGCTCGGCAGCGATTATGACGGGACGGTGGAAGTGCGGTTCGACACGGCCAACATCGTGCATGTGACGCAGGCGCTCATGGACGATGGTTTCAGCGAGGATGAAATTCGCGCGATCATGGGGCTGAATGCTTTACGGGTCATCCGTGCCGGCCTGGTCCCATGGGGCGAGAACTGGATAGACGAGGACGGCAACCCGATCATGGTTCCACAGGCCGGAGTAGGCGAGTGA
- a CDS encoding bifunctional riboflavin kinase/FAD synthetase: MRLFHRDPVPESLRGAIVALGNFDGFHRGHQHVVSEAVEWAKSEGRPAIVATFDPHPVRHFAPHVPPFRLTRLDQREELFTEAGAAAMLVFEFGDTLASMEAESFVRELLGSHIGAAGVVTGEDFTFGKGRGGNTQVLRDVGADCGIQARAIGPVGDGGQVISSSRIRDALKAGECDVATSLLSRPFTVRGEVIHGDKRGRELGYPTANIDMGHYLRPRFGIYAVRGKVLSTGQELTGAANLGVRPQFDPPKELLEPHFFDFSGDLYGEVLDIEFRHFLRPEAKFDDLDALIAQMDADCKKARTLLA, encoded by the coding sequence GTGAGGCTTTTCCACCGCGATCCTGTCCCTGAAAGCTTGCGCGGCGCCATCGTCGCGCTCGGCAACTTCGATGGCTTCCATCGCGGGCACCAGCATGTCGTGTCCGAAGCGGTGGAGTGGGCGAAGAGCGAAGGCCGCCCCGCCATCGTCGCCACGTTCGATCCCCACCCCGTGCGCCATTTCGCCCCGCATGTGCCGCCTTTCCGCCTGACGCGGCTGGACCAGCGCGAAGAGCTTTTTACTGAAGCCGGCGCCGCGGCGATGCTCGTGTTCGAATTCGGCGATACGCTCGCCAGTATGGAAGCGGAGAGCTTCGTGCGCGAGCTGCTCGGCAGCCATATCGGCGCGGCGGGCGTAGTCACGGGCGAGGACTTTACCTTCGGCAAAGGGCGCGGCGGCAATACGCAGGTCTTGCGCGACGTCGGTGCGGATTGCGGCATTCAGGCGCGCGCCATCGGCCCGGTCGGCGATGGCGGGCAAGTCATTTCCTCCAGCCGTATCCGCGATGCGCTGAAAGCGGGCGAATGCGATGTCGCCACCAGCCTGCTCAGCCGCCCCTTCACCGTGCGCGGCGAAGTGATCCATGGTGACAAGCGCGGCCGCGAGTTGGGCTATCCCACCGCCAATATCGACATGGGGCACTATCTGCGCCCCCGCTTCGGCATCTATGCCGTGCGCGGCAAAGTGCTCTCGACCGGGCAGGAGCTGACAGGCGCGGCCAATCTGGGTGTGCGCCCGCAATTCGATCCGCCCAAGGAATTGCTGGAGCCGCATTTCTTCGATTTCTCCGGCGATCTCTATGGCGAAGTCCTCGACATAGAATTTCGCCACTTCCTCCGCCCCGAAGCGAAGTTTGACGATCTGGACGCGCTGATCGCGCAGATGGATGCTGACTGCAAAAAGGCTCGCACGCTACTCGCATGA